The nucleotide sequence TGGAGGTACAGTGCCTGTAATTGGCTATATCAGTCTGCAACACCTCCCCTAGCAGCTATTTCCAGGTATTTTCCATGAAtttcttcccactcactttaaccTATCTCATTTCTACATCAATTCTGGACGCCTTTTCGCATATTAATGACGTTCCGGAGCATTAACGGCACTGACAGGTCTACGGGGCAGAATTCTGCACTGTTGCAATCGCGTACTTTAACGAACATCTAAAGATACTCACTCTGGACCAGTGGCATGTGTTGAGCAGATAAGACGAAGCTTCGAGGCTGCAAAGGTGTTTGCAAAGATTGCTTTGCGTCCGGTTGATTGCAGTGGCAAAATAACAGGCGACATAGTCCCCGTCCAGTAATAAAATAACGATCCATATCGTAGGTGGGATGCATATTTGCATCAGTGTCTTCAATAGAAAATAAGGAAAATCTTTGCTGCAGGTATGGGTTTTCATGGAGCCACAGCATGTTTGGTTTTGGTTGCTGTTTGTAGAATTCTTCTCAGCTATTTCTGGTAGTTGAAGatattatgagtgatgaacagatctgatggacaatggggtgcagagctaaccattcccaacccaccctctcccccgagaactacgaactattgctgttgttatactactattgagagagagagataaagcccaggcaagaacaatTGCTACAGAtaagggggggtgggagagactgttgatttgaTGACTTTTACAAGGATTATTTACCTTTTACTACTTTGCACGTtgacattcctcaggagatagcaggagtggcctgatttgacagacacagtcattcagagttgatggatagctgagaccccgtgagtagagataaaaagacaggtctggagagacactctTCAGACACACCCGTGGACACTGAGTGTTGGGGACCCACAGGAAAGGTGGGATTTTcggagaccgaatcaggagatcggtcagtaaagcgcACAGTGTTagagcagggccggtggggacttgtgtgtgtgtgtccacccatgccagagtgacgagtccaccacagaagaacggtctagctgaagaccagaggggccATAACTGAATGACTacaacgatacgacggattaagaaagcaaaggaaggtttggctgctgtagctgttacctctcgctcgctctctctctttctccaacgatttcaatacaacaaccataactacttcagtATTTATGAACTGAACGCTATACTTTcccatgacaattcatttacccctagacatcgatagagcttgtttattattgcttattattattcctacactattaggtttattactgctaacgtgttatatgtatatttgcattattggtattgttttgattattttactaataaacacttttgaatatagtaccaccagactccaacggatacttctgcctttgctggtctgacacccagttacggggtacataacaaagaGAAAAACTGTATCGGCCATGTTGCttctgctcaccttttccatgaGATTGAACTTTGCCATGTTGCTTCTTCTTTCCTGTTCCAGGACGTCGAACGCACGTTACACACTTCAGCAATATCCGTGCATTTGGTATCACCAACATACTGAGGAAAAGAAGAACAAGTACGGGTATAGCAAAAGCGAGACTGACGTGGATGGTGTTCCATTCCGGATCACATGGACAGGGGCTGTTTTTTTCTAACAGGTATTGCAGTCCATACAAGATTCCTGTTAATCCTACATTCCCAATGACAATCAATGAGGAGCGATAGATTTCTGAAACGAATTTTTTCCCTCTTTCCATCGCAGTTAGTCGGTCCTAACACTCTTAGTAAAACACCCTCTACTGCAATGGGCGAGGAGATGAGCAGACGTTCTTATCTTTTCTGCTGAACTACACCAGAAAAGGAAGTTGCGAAAGTATATATATACAAGTCGTTAGGGCATATATTGTGTAATTAATTCCACATATTTCTAGTGTGAGCGTTACGTCACCTTTATATTCAGGGCAGTTACCGCTCATGTAGTTGCTTCTGGACAAAATAGAAACTTCTCCTGTTAAGACTCTCGATGACTAGTGTGGAAGTAGAGGGATCTGCATTAGCTGGAAATAtcagctgaaaatggcagatggaagtttctgcagacaagtgcgaggatTTGAACTTCGGTAGGACTAAACAGGGTAAGTTTTACACAGTGAACATTAGAGCATCCAGGAGTGTGGGAGAACACAGGGTTCTGGAAAAATAGGATCATAATTTGGTGAAAGTGGCGTCGCAAGTAGATAGGTTCGTAAAGAAAACCTtcagtcttcataaatcaatgtattgagcagCGGAGATGGATGTTATATGCAGGCTCTATAATACGTTGTCTAGTTTGTagtatggtgtgcag is from Hypanus sabinus isolate sHypSab1 chromosome 5, sHypSab1.hap1, whole genome shotgun sequence and encodes:
- the LOC132393812 gene encoding uncharacterized protein LOC132393812 isoform X1 — its product is MERGKKFVSEIYRSSLIVIGNVGLTGILYGLQYLLEKNSPCPCDPEWNTIHVSLAFAIPVLVLLFLSMLVIPNARILLKCVTCVRRPGTGKKKQHGKVQSHGKEIAEKNSTNSNQNQTCCGSMKTHTCSKDFPYFLLKTLMQICIPPTIWIVILLLDGDYVACYFATAINRTQSNLCKHLCSLEASSYLLNTCHWSRIGGEILLLVSVFLLVLLKFCPARMCSKHTEDDYYQVKYERSLEKTKRTKKKEELRKKVEKAASEEAKDFICQLELGNMNPAG